The sequence GGTGTTAGCTGCGGAAGCAGAGGCTGGCAacgcgaggcatagcgagaaaatggCTTCATGCATGCGAGGCGAGGCAAAGCGAGGAAGGCTAGTCTATAAAAGTGAGTAGATTAGATATAAGGCGTAGATGGATGTAAACTCTtaagagatagttgtaagaaaattctgcaaaaaatagaAGTGTAAGCGATTCAGTATTGAGTGATCGACGTTGATAAACTTTGAAGATGGTGGAATCAagaaaatgagattaaaaaagatagaagggAATTTAGATTGGAAGTGAGATCATAAATGATTGGCGCGGATAGACAAAGAATAGGATGAGATCGAGAAAACTGCATAAAAAAGAAAgacagaaatttatattttccgagaGATATTAAACGATTGACGTtgataaacataaaaattgatgaaatcaaGAAAATGAGATTGAAAACGTTAGACGGAAATTTAGATGGtgagtgagataaaaaaaatattgacgcGAATTCAGATGGAAAAACAAATAGACTTTGGTAAAAGTATGATACAATGAGATAGGGAAAAGGGGATATAAAAAGATAGATGAAGATAGAAAAGATTGACTTAGATGATCAAAGAgcaggatgagatagagaaaagTGCATTAAGAAGATAGACGAAAATTCAGTATGACAGAGAGATTTTAGGTAATTGTGGTTAATGAACATTGTAGATGATGAAATCAAGAAAataggattgaaaaagataggcaGGGATTTATGTGGGTAGTGAGATAGAATAAGATTGACGTGCATATGTAAAGTATAGGTTGAGACAGAGAAAAGGGTATAAAAAAAGATAGATGGAAATAGAAAAGATTGACGTGGATTTAAATTTGCTAGTGAGATAAAAGAAGGTTGACGCGAATTCAGATTGAACAACAGATAGAGTGTGATAAATCTTCTCTATCTCTTCCAATCAtgaaataactattttcataattaataacaattaaacgaaattattttaatactcaaGTGTATCTTTTTTACGATTGCAACAATACGAAGACTCATTTTTTTACAGTGAACAGTGTTTTTCCAAAACCAGGTATTTGCACGTTAGCAGTACTTTGTCCtcatgattttctatttatttcatttaagttcgaaataattttttaaatattgactcAAAAAAGATGagtaaattcaatgaaatttcccCTGACATTCTGACACATTGTGATTCTTTCATCATTCAGGTTTATAGTGTGGtctgaaaataaatctttcagtTAATTTGATCAGTCAATCCTGGgcctcttttttcatatttttatcaatCTTATCAAAGATAAAACAAATAAGAGGATATTATACTTACGGCACAACTTTAGTTGCTGTTCGCTAAAAGACGAAACAAGAATTGAAATTCAAGAcaaaaatttaatcgaatttaatcattctagataaaataaaaaatttcatatttttaattccaaagctTTAAAGTTAACCCAAAAGAGGCGAAAATGCCTCGAAAAAGGGATTCCGAATTTCGACAATACGTTGCTGCGATTATAGGTAaacagatttaaataaaataattaattaataaaaccaAGTTTCAggaaaaatgttcttttgtaattataattgtaaaaacttggaaatttttaaaaattttattttattttccaaagttgaTGAAATAGAAAAACTAGCAGCGTATCTACTAAACAAGAAATAAccggaaattaacaaaaaagaggaatagaCAGGAAATAAGAATTGCTTCCACAAATGACAAATGAcgagaaaaattaagatttagaGAAAAACTAAGAATAGGTTAATTTACAAAGTGTATAcacattttgtattttatttttcttaagcaattaatttaaggttctgaacattaaaaaatatgaccaaaataatttggaagactttaaaccatttttttttattttgcagtaattaaaatttttgtataaaaattaaatgatttcaaaagattcgaaaatagtttaaatcatgagcagattcaaaaaaatttcaagcaaaatagaaATTTGATCGAATTTCAGACAaagtagctttttaaaaattttaaagggttcaagagaaacgaaaaaaaagttcttacgattcccaaaaaaatttttaatgatccttaatttgaaaaattaattttaggcaaaaattaaaaagtattcaaaaacatttcaaatcattttcaaaaattgcaaaatagagtttagaacatttcaaagcaaaaattgtcaaatttgctagtttaaaaaatattcgaaaaaaattgagcaagctcaagaaatattcagaagtattgaaaatattttaaaataattgcaaacttgtacagattaaaataaatctatcacaaaatttcgatttttaaagttttcgttaatttaaccaaattagtttttaacataatgcctaaaaattattcaaagaaatttcaaatcatttccttaaattaaaaatatattttttttttaacagaattttcaattttgcaggattatgaaattttccataaaatcagTGACAGTTTAAGAGACATTTGAAGGGTTTTAAATTATTCGGAAATAGTTTGAAActtgtttagatttaaaaaagaaaaaagtcaaacaaaatatagatttttgaagattgcaaacaaaaaaaattggaagcttctgaagaatattgtaaaatttaaaaaaaaaataaaattttttctcaaatttctgagaaaattcaaaacggtttttctgtaatttaaaattattttttaaaagtttgtaaattttcGGACCGTTTCAGTAACTTATGTTAATTTCATAGGTAAATATGATctttccataaattacccaaaatttaataacattttcctccggaaatttattaattttttgacaatttatgaCAGTATTACAGGCAATATATGGTAACATacaataaattaccgaaaattcaattttaaacatttttattccgaaatatatgaaattgtatggtaatttatggtaatattacagttaATTTTTGGTAAACCATCGTAAATTGcccaaatttcaattcaaaaatgtgtatgaatttcaggaaatttctaaaaaaaatgtcgaaagttCATGGTAATTTTCCAGGTAGACATGGTAACTCACCATAAATTGCCCAacattaaattgagaaatgtctataaatttccgaaaattatcgttcatttatgaaaattttactggtaaatatggtaacttataataaattacataaaattaaattttaaacatttttctcaattaCGGGAATTATGGCCGGaagtttatggaaattttcgataGTTAAtcgtaattttacaggtaaatatggttaATTACCATAAATCCTGTAAGACTAACAATTGATAAAtgtctggaaatttataaaattattggtaatttatAATAACCTATCATAAATTGCtgacaattcaatttaaaacgtctattaattttccgaaatttattgacatttttggtcATTCATGGTAATTTTACAATTATGATACATAtgctaaattaatataaattgcccaaaattcagtttaaaaaattttaaaatatttccaaaatttattaaatttgtttgtaatttacgTTAATATTACAGGTAACTTATGCTAACATTACCGGTAATTTATAGTAACCTtccataaattaaccaaaattgaataaaaaaatttctatcaatttccggaaattaatgCAAATTTTCGGTCAGTAATGGTAATTTGATAGGTAAATATGGcaatttactataaattacctaaaattcaattttaaaaattcaatcaaaaaaaatcaatttaaaaaatattggtaaTATAAGGTAATATTACAGGGGATTTATGGTAAACTACCgtaaattggaaaaattcattttaaaaatgtatgtaaatttcCGGAAAGTTTCGttcatttttgtacatttcaaatttaaatatggtCTTCCCATAAATTACACAATATTCAagtctaaatatttttatacatttctgtaaacttattaaatttttttgtaatgtatgGTAACATAACATGTAATTTATGTTTATATTGCAGGTAATTTATAAAAACCTgaaataaattacccaaaattaaattaaaaaatttcatgaattttcggaaattattggatattttcaatcataaattacccaacattcaaacattttgatcaatttccggaaatttatgaaattttgtgtTGATTTATGGTAAACTACCATAAATTGTCcgaaattcaagtaaaaattgtctacaaattcccggaaattttcgaaagtttatgGTGATATTACAGGTGAATAGGATGAcataccataaattgcccaaaattcaattaaaaaatatccataaaatttcaggaaatttatagaaattttcttttatttattgaaattttacaggtaaatatggtaaattaccatcaattatccaaaattcaattttaaacatttttgtcaatttccggaaattttttggtaacttaagataaaataACAGGTAATTTACGATAACTTACAATAAATTTCCAATATTCCATTTCAGAATGTCtatcaatttccggaaattaatatgaaatttcggtaattttagccaatttatggtaattttatcaattatatatggtaattttccataaattaccgcaaaattgGATTATCTACAACCAAAATCTCTGTACAGTTCCCACGGTGAGTGGGCTGAATACactgatgccaatgttggcacccggtgctactgcgcttgcgttagtgCTGCTCGctggttggccgcacttggcgcagaATGTATATAAagcatataaattttaatttcagggaTGAACAAAATTTATGACACATATATTTGAGaaataacagtttatttccaCTGAACTCTAAAGACtgacttatatttcacaaaaaatttattattaggtacatttttgaatttgcctgaaataaaaagttacacaatttatatATCTTCTTATTCATTGTTTAAtagtcatttatttaaattacagctattgttttaaagtaactttgaattgcgcgccaaggGCGGCAAACCAGCGCGCAGCCCTAATGCACCCGCAGTAGCACGGGGTGCCAACATTGACATCACTGGCTGAATATCGTAAAATGCGGCTACGTAGAACTATACTTTTCATTATTCCCTTTTGGCGTCACTTTTTACtctctagggagtaaaaagtagaacATTAGCCCCAATTCATAGGCCTTGAACAGAGCCAAAATCGTAATCGTgcatgtattataaaaaaatttttagataccaaaagtaaattatttcagGCTGCTTAACCTCAATTGGATATGGAACTGCATTAACCTGGACTTCACCAGCGATTCCTTATTTAAGGAGTATAAATTCAACCCTTCCAGTAACAACAGAACAGAGTGACAGAATATCATCACTAATAACAATCGGTTACATAATCGGCTacattttaaatccctttataatagaaaaattaggAAGAAAAAGAACATTGATGCTTTATAGTATACCACAAATTATTTCTTGGGTTTTAATAATAATAGCAAAAAACCACACTACAATATATATTGCTCGACTTTTGGGTGGAATTGGATACGGTGGAGCGATTTGTGCATTAACAATTTACCTATCCGAAGTTGGTAGTCCAAAAATAAGAGGAATTTTTATTGTCTTTATGAATCTTTCAATGGGATTAGGATTCTTTCTAGTAATGTTCTTAGGGGCCTTCGTATCATACTATTGTATGAACTTAGTTCTACTCTCAATTCCAGCCATTTTTGTTGCGACCTTTTCCTTTGTGCCAGATTCTCcccattttatggaaaaaatttatcGAGAGGGGAtagaaatgaaattgaaattaaatcccTTATTGCTAGAAAATGGggagaaagaaaaagaggaatttgaaaAAGAGGAGTCTGAAAAAGAGGAGCATGAAAAAGGGGAGTATGACAAAGAGGAGCATGAAGAAGAGGAGCATGAAAAAGGGGAGCTTgaaacaaccaaattttttatttttaaaaaatcaatgatatGGAAATTATTATCTCTGTCACATAATCGAAAAGctttatttattgtaataagtaTAGCAGCCATGGATTCATTTTCTGGTCACATGATTTTATGGACTTTTACTCAACAATTACTAACATACAAAGGTTCTCTGATAGACCCTGAAAAGGCTACATTAATTTTGACAGTTGTAAAATTTACTGCATCTATTATTAGTacacaaataatagaaaaaatgggaagaaGAGTTCTTCTTCTATCTTCTGGGATAATTGGTACCATTGCTCATGCACTTGTgggtgtatttttttattttgaagaacggaattttgaactttcttttttttcttgggtGCCCCTTGTGGGAATGGCAACTTTCGAGTTTGCATTTGCAGCTGGTTCTGCGAATCTTTTTTATCTTTACCAAGCAGAATTATTTTCGACTGATGTTAAAAGCATGGCTGTGATGGttatcaaagtttcttatatGATTTTTTCGTACTTTTGTCTATTTCGATTTCAAGTTTTATTGGTGGATATTGGAAGATgcacaattttttggatttttagtgTCTTCGCTGGGAttggaactttttttgttttttctatgaCTCCTGAAACTAGAGGAAAAACTATTGATGAGATCCAGGTGATTTTAAAGTCCAAGAAGTTCTTTGTTTGATGTTGTTAAAAggtatttttagtttagaattaagtattttttaagttgaatagtttataattacaaatatttgaaatagacgaatttacacataaaattgagaattattatcttgtttaaggcc comes from Belonocnema kinseyi isolate 2016_QV_RU_SX_M_011 chromosome 5, B_treatae_v1, whole genome shotgun sequence and encodes:
- the LOC117173731 gene encoding facilitated trehalose transporter Tret1-like; amino-acid sequence: MPRKRDSEFRQYVAAIIGCLTSIGYGTALTWTSPAIPYLRSINSTLPVTTEQSDRISSLITIGYIIGYILNPFIIEKLGRKRTLMLYSIPQIISWVLIIIAKNHTTIYIARLLGGIGYGGAICALTIYLSEVGSPKIRGIFIVFMNLSMGLGFFLVMFLGAFVSYYCMNLVLLSIPAIFVATFSFVPDSPHFMEKIYREGIEMKLKLNPLLLENGEKEKEEFEKEESEKEEHEKGEYDKEEHEEEEHEKGELETTKFFIFKKSMIWKLLSLSHNRKALFIVISIAAMDSFSGHMILWTFTQQLLTYKGSLIDPEKATLILTVVKFTASIISTQIIEKMGRRVLLLSSGIIGTIAHALVGVFFYFEERNFELSFFSWVPLVGMATFEFAFAAGSANLFYLYQAELFSTDVKSMAVMVIKVSYMIFSYFCLFRFQVLLVDIGRCTIFWIFSVFAGIGTFFVFSMTPETRGKTIDEIQVILKSKKFFV